The proteins below are encoded in one region of Anoplopoma fimbria isolate UVic2021 breed Golden Eagle Sablefish chromosome 19, Afim_UVic_2022, whole genome shotgun sequence:
- the st3gal2 gene encoding CMP-N-acetylneuraminate-beta-galactosamide-alpha-2,3-sialyltransferase 2 produces the protein MAMGGRIPSSTLHRDRRWGWGTWGSWGGGSSRGAPRLSELRPWLNGGTVVASGGGGSAVAGGVAEKGGKARCSRRVWVLLGSLVLVFLTSLFFSVSLRGGVGFNYLEPPGWEESRRVKLVPSYAGAHRQLPPETSQQRTCACPHCVGDPGVSDWFDENYDPDISPVWIRDNIQLPSDVYYWWVMLQPQFKPHSIQQVLLRLFQVIPGRSPYSSWDPGRCLRCAVVGNSGNLRGAGYGATIDGHNYIMRINLAPTVGYEEDAGSHTTHHFMYPESAKNLATNVSFVLVPFKTLDLVWITSALSTGQIRFTYAPVKQFLRVDKDKVQIFNPAFFKYIHDRWTRHHGRYPSTGMLVLFFALHVCDEVNVFGFGADSRGNWHHYWEQNRYSGEFRKTGVHDADYEAQIIQRLAKDGKITVFPGK, from the exons ATGGCCATGGGGGGCCGCATCCCGTCCTCCACCCTGCACCGGGACAGGCGCTGGGGCTGGGGGACCTGGGGGTCCTGGGGCGGAGGGTCATCCAGGGGAGCCCCCAGACTCTCCGAGCTCAGGCCCTGGCTGAACGGAGGGACGGTCGTGGCGTCAGGAGGTGGAGGTAGTGCTGTGGCAGGAGGCGTGGCGGAGAAAGGAGGCAAGGCAAGATGTTCCCGCAGGGTGTGGGTTCTCCTCGGCTCACTGGTTCTCGTCTTCCTCACCTCGCTCTTCTTCTCCGTCTCGCTCCGCGGGGGCGTCGGCTTCAACTACCTGGAGCCGCCTGGATGGGAGGAGTCGAGGCGGGTGAAGCTAGTGCCCAGCTACGCGGGCGCTCATAGGCAGTTGCCGCCCGAGACCTCGCAGCAGAGGACGTGTGCCTGCCCGCACTGCGTCGGAGACCCTGGCGTTTCTGATTGGTTCGATGAGAACTACGACCCGGATATCTCACCTGTTTGGATCAGAGACAACATCCAGCTGCCCTCTGATGTCTACTACTGGTGGGTG aTGTTACAGCCCCAGTTTAAACCCCACAGCATCCAGCAGGTGCTGCTGAGGTTGTTTCAG GTGATTCCTGGAAGGTCACCGTACAGCTCGTGGGATCCAGGACGCTGCCTGCGCTGCGCCGTGGTGGGGAACTCCGGAAACCTCCGCGGGGCCGGATATGGGGCGACCATTGACGGACACAACTACATCATGAG GATAAACCTGGCCCCCACGGTGGGCTACGAAGAAGACGCGGGGAGCCACACCACTCATCACTTCATGTACCCGGAGAGCGCCAAGAATCTGGCGACCAACGTGAGCTTCGTCCTGGTTCCCTTTAAGACGCTGGATCTCGTCTGGATCACCAGCGCTCTGTCCACTGGCCAGATTCGATT TACCTACGCTCCAGTGAAGCAGTTCCTCCGTGTAGATAAAGACAAG GTCCAGATCTTCAACCCAGCATTCTTTAAATACATCCATGACCGCTGGACCAGACATCACGGGCGCTACCCCTCCACTGGCATGCTCGTACTGTTCTTTGCCCTGCATGTCTGTGATGAG GTGAATGTGTTTGGTTTCGGGGCAGACAGCAGGGGAAATTGGCACCACTACTGGGAGCAGAACCGCTACTCCGGAGAGTTCAGGAAGACCGGCGTCCACGACGCAGACTACGAAGCCCAGATCATCCAACGGCTGGCCAAGGATGGCAAGATCACTGTATTCCCTGGGAAATAA